The following proteins are co-located in the Synchiropus splendidus isolate RoL2022-P1 chromosome 14, RoL_Sspl_1.0, whole genome shotgun sequence genome:
- the crabp1a gene encoding cellular retinoic acid-binding protein 1a, producing the protein MPNFAGTWKMKSSENFDELLKALGVNAMLRKVAVAAASNPHVEIRQDDEQFYIKTSTSVRTTEINFHIGEEFDEETVDGRKCKSLAIWESENRIHCQQTLVDGDGPKTYWTRELNGDELTLVFGADDVVCTRIYIRE; encoded by the exons GAAGATGAAGAGCAGTGAGAATTTTGATGAACTTCTCAAAGCTCTGG GTGTGAATGCCATGTTGAGGAAGGTGGCGGTGGCAGCAGCCTCTAATCCACACGTGGAGATTCGTCAGGACGATGAGCAGTTTTACATCAAAACGTCCACCAGCGTGCGCACCACTGAGATCAACTTCCACATCGGGGAAGAGTTTGATGAGGAGACAGTGGATGGACGGAAATGTAAA AGTCTTGCCATCTGGGAGTCAGAGAACAGGATCCACTGTCAGCAAACACTGGTGGACGGGGATGGACCCAAAACTTACTGGACCCGAGAGCTCAATGGCGACGAGCTCACACTG GTGTTCGGGGCTGATGATGTAGTATGTACAAGGATCTACATCCGGGAATGA